Part of the Propionimicrobium sp. PCR01-08-3 genome, CGACCGGAGTCAACAGTTGGCACTTGTCGCAGCCAACGAGGCGTGGCAGCAGGCGGGGCTTCGCGACATCGAGCCCGAACGCCTGGCGGTGGCCGTCGGGACCGGAATAGGAGGCATTCAGACGCTGCTCGGCCAAGATGACACTCTTGAGAGCGGCGGTCCGCGGCGAGTGTCACCGCGCACCGTGCCCATGCTGATGCCCAACGGCGCGTCAGCCCAGATCAGCATTGAGTACGCCGCGAAGGCCGGAGTCTTTACCCCCACGTCGGCCTGTGCATCGGGAGCGGAGGCCATCGCGATGGGTGCGCGACTCATCCAAGAGGGCGAGGCGGACGTGGTGATCGCAGGCGGAGCCGAGGCGGCGATCACTCCTTTGACCCTCGCCGGGTTCGCCCAAGCCCAGGCTCTCGCCAAACCGGACGGAGGGCCGGTCGATCGACTCTCCCGGCCGTTCGACACCGACCGCCGAGGCTTCGTACTCGGTGAGGGAGCCGGCATCGTGATTCTCGAAAGCGAGAGCCACGCCGCCGCACGTGGCGGCCACATCCATGCCTGGCTTTCCGGATGGGGCATCACCTCGGACGCACACCACATCACCGGCACCGAGCCGGGCGGAATCGGCCAGGTCCGTGCCATCCGCAAGGCACTCGCGAGCGGTGGTCTCACCCCGAACGATGTCGGCCACGTGAATGCCCATGCGACCGGGACGATCATCGGTGACCGCGCCGAGGCGCAGGCGCTCGTTGAAGTATTCGGCGACGGTGTGAACGTCACTGCTCCGAAGGGCGCGCTGGGCCACCTCGTCGGAGGAGCGGGGGCCGTCGAAGCGATCATCACGGCACGGACCATTGAATCAGGGATCATTCCCGCGACCGCCAATCTGCAGACCATCGACCCCGAAATCCAGCTGGACGTCGTCAAAAAGACCCGCCGCTCGCCCGTGCGGGCCGCGATCAGCAACTCATTTGGATTCGGCGGGCAGAACGTGACACTCGTCATTTGTGCTGCCTAGAGGAGGCAGTCCGTGCGAACCAAGCCTTCGATCAGAGCTACCAGGCTGAAATCGAACTCCCGGCCACGTTCCGCAGGCGACAGGGTGTTCGAGGAAATCTTGGGCCTGACAGACGTGAATGCGCCCCTGTTCAGGCTTCACGAGGTCCACGCACAATAGAGGAGCAGTACCCGATTCCTGCAACGAGGTGGAGGGCCGCTCCGATAATGCAGAGCGCTTGCCCCGCGAGGCCGAGTTGATCGAGTTCCGGGATCGCTCCGAGCCCGACCAGCACGATGCCTGCCATCAGCACGGCTGTGCGAATCTTTCCGATCCAAGACACTCCAGGAGCATGGCTCGGTCGCACGATGAGGTAGGTCACAGCGAGGGTGACGTCGACTGCCGCGATGCCCAGAACGACCCAGATGGCTAGCTGACCGGCGACGACGAGCGCTAACGCGATCACTGCGACACCCATGCGATCTGCGATCGGGTCGAGCACAGCACCTGTTCTGCTGGACTGACCGAGTTTGCGCGCGAGGTAGCCGTCGACCCAGTCGCTGGCCCCGAAGACGATCAACAGGACCACGGCCAGCACGTGCTGTGACCTGTTGACGATCAGGATCGCAACGGGGATGACGAGCGCGAGCCGGACGAGGGTGATGGCATTGGGGATGGTTGCCCAGTCGTGAGCGCGGGCACGTTTGGTGGTGAGGTGGCTCATAGGTGGACCTTCTTTCGGCGGCGAGCGAATAGCCGGCTCGCCACGACAACGGCGAGTACCGTCAGAGTGGGCAATGTGTAGTGTTCGACCGCGTCCAGGAGCGCGGTGCCGATAGTGGCGCCGCCGACGACCCAGAGTGTCGCCCAAAGAACAGACGCAATTCCGCAGGCTGCGGCGAACCTTGAATAGGGCATGGTGGAGGAACCTGCTGCGGCGGCGACAAAGGTGCGGATGCCAGGGAGCAGTCGCGCAAGGATTATTGTCCAGAATCTGCCCGAGACATATTGGCGAGCAGTGTTCCATCGGTGTATTCCAAGCCGTCGAATAACTCTGGTGTCTCCCAGTTGCGATCCGAGCCCACGGCCTACCGCGAAGCCGATGTGGTCGCCGATGAAGGCCCCTACGGCGGCGGTGGCTACGGCGAGGGCGATAAGTTCGGCACGATCGGACAGGGCGATCGCGGCCAGCACGATCCCAGTTTCTCCAGGCAGGATGGCGCCTATGCCAAGAGCTGCGTCCATCGCGGCGGCCAGCAGGACACATACCAGCACTAGTGCGACATGTGCACTGGCTTGTTCGAGGATCGTGCGCAGAAGATCGATCATGCCTGTGAGGCTAGGTTCACCGAGCCGCTTCTCAGCAGTGCCGAAAGTCTGTCATTGATGTTCACTATCGTTAATGTCCCGGCCGAAACGGCGTCTGTAGGTTGGGGCCATGAGCGAACGCTTCAGGAATCGTATGGCCGGTCATGGTCGGCAGACGATTGTGGCCTGCATCGCCGGCGCTTGCGCGGGTGCGTCCACGCGCTGGTTGGCGGACGCCCCTGTGCTCATCCTGACTCTCGTCGCAATTGTTGCGGTTGCACTCGTATTGACGACCCCTCGTGCGCCGGTGTCTGGCGTGACTGCGGGGTCGATATCGGCGGCGGTCGCGGTCCAACTTCCACTCCTACAGATTGAGCCGGTTTTCCAGGGCCTGCTCTACGGACTACTGACGGCCCTGACACTCGCCGGCCCGTTGACGATTCGTCGCGCCCTTCACCAGCGGCGAGAGTTCCAACGCCGAGGCTGGCAGCTTGCCGCCACCGAGTCACAGCGACGGGCCAGCGAGACCCGGGCTGCGGTGCAGCGGGAACGGATGACGCTCGCAGCGGAGATGCACGATGGTCTCGGCCACTCCCTCACGCTCATCGCCGTACGGCTCGGGCAGCTGTCTGTCACGGCGTCCCTATCGGACGATGACCGGGCCGAGGTCGCCAATATTCGCGAGCTCGCGGCGGACGCGGCCGATAACCTTGGACTCGCGGTTCGATTGCTTCGCGAGTCGGACAACGCCGCTGCAAGCTGGGCACCGCAGACGATCGAGGACTCTGTCGAGGGCGCTCGCCGGGCGGGCATGCACGTGGATGCGAAGGTCGATGACACTCTGAGAGAAAAAGCCAGTGAAGAAACAGCGAACGCCGTGGCGCGGGTAGTTCAGGAGGGGCTCACCAACGCGGCCAAGCATGCTTCGGGTCAGCCCGTCACCATTCGTGTCGAAACTCATGGCGAGACCGTGATCGCACGCATCAGCAACCCCTTGCCCGAGCGGCAGGCTGAATCGACCGGGCCCGGGTTCGGGCTGACCGGCCTGCGTCATCGGGCGAGGATGCTTGATGGTCACCTCTCCGTCGATAGCACAGCGGCCGCGTACTCGATCACTCTCACTCTGCCGCTCCACGCACGCGTCTCAGGAGACAGGGCACCGGACGACCTGGTCATTGTCGAGGCCGAAAACGAAGCGGCCAGTCTGCGCGCCAACGCCGCGCGGAAGGCGATCACGGTGCCCTTGGCCCTTGCGAGCGCACTCGCATTCGTTGTTGCTGGCTACTTCGTCCTCGCGAACACGCTGCCGGTGCTGAGTAGCTCTCAGTTCGCCGCGATCGCGGTGGGCGATGACAGGGCGAGCGTCGAACAGGTGCTTCCGGCCCTGGACATGCTCGATGCGCCCCGAGATGAGTTCCCCGCGCGATCGGCAGAGGAATGCCGCTACTTCGAAGCCGAGGTCAGCTTCTTCGAACGCGTCGATGTCTACGTTGTCTGTTTCGCCTCTGAGCAGGTGAGTAGAACAGGAACGGTACCCGCGTCATGACCGCCCGTGAGAATGATCCCGCAGCGCGAACACGAATCCTGATCGCCGACGACGACCGGCTCGTCCGCACCGGAATCGCCGCGATCCTCACCTCTGCGTCAGACATGGAAGTCACCGCGCAAGCAGCCGACGGCCATGAAGCTGTCCGCGAAGCAGCTAGGCATCGCCTCGATGTCGCCCTTCTGGACATCCAGATGCCACGTTTCGACGGCATTCAGGCTCTGCGTGAAATCCGGCGGCAGCAGCCAAAGCTTCCGATCGCGATGCTGACGACCTTCTCCGATGATCACCTCATCTCGGACGCGCTTGGCGCCGGCGCACTTGGCTTCCTCCTGAAGTCCGACGATCCCCAGCAGCTCATCACCAGTGTCCGAGCACTCGCACAAGGCGGCGGCGCATTTTCACCGCGGGTCGCGCGCTGGCTCGCTTCCCGCGAACATGACAGCCAGCGGGCCGAAGGTGCCCGAAAGCACCTCACCGATGCTCTCACGCCCCGCCAGATCGAACTCCTCACCCACATTGGCCACGGACTTTCGAACTCCCAAATCGCCCAGGCAATGTATCTGTCTGAAGGCACAGTGAAACAGTATGTCTCCCAACTCTTCGACGTCCTTGGTGTCGATAACAGAGTGCATGCTGCCGTGGCCGCCTACCGAAGCGGGCTACTGTGAACCGAACTAATGCGCCCGCTCTCCTTGACGCGGCGGGTTAGGCTGACCTAAGTATCTGGAATCAACCGGAAGAGGTCACATGCCACCCAGCAAGCGAGTCGTGCGTCACGCAACCGTCACCGCCACTCGGACGATTTCTCCCAGCTTGATCCGGGTGAGCCTCGATTCGCCCGACCTTGTGGGCTTAGATCTGCCCTTCACCGACCACTACGTCAAGCTGCTCTTCCCGCCTGCCGGGTCTGACTACGCGCTTCCTTTCGACCCCGACGAGCATCCGGACGAGCGGCCCACCACCCGCACCTATTCGCTGCGGCGCCGCGACACCGTGAACGGGACGATGGACATCGATTTCGTCACCCACGGCGATACGGGCGTCGCCGGGCCGTGGGCAGAGCAAGCGAAGCCCGGGGATCGCATCAACTATTTCGGGCCGGGCGGAGCCTGGACGCCAACCGGCGACTACGACTACTTCGTGCTGGCGGGCGACGAGGCGGCCGCCCCGGCGATCTGCGCGGCGCTCGAAGAGTTCCCCGCAGGCAAGGCCGGGGTGGCTTTCCTCGAAGTGGCCGACGAGCAGTCCGTCTTCGAGCTTCCCGCGGTCGCCGGTGTCGAGATCGTCTGGGTGTATCGCGACGGCGCCCCCTATGGCCAAAAGCTCGCCGAGGAGGTCCGCACGGTCGCGACCCCGACGAATGGGAAGACCAGCTGGTTCGTCCATGGCGTCGCCGAGATGGTCAAGGACCTGCGCCGCTACCTTTTCGTCGAGCGCGGCTTCGACAAGGCCGACGTCTCGATCTCAGGTTACTGGCGCGCCGGAATGAACGAGGACGGCTGGCAATCGTCCAAACACGAGTTCGTCGCGGGCATGGAGGCCGAGGAGACCGCGGCGATGTCGCGCAGTTAGGGCCTGATGATGGACGCCCGGATGGCGTCCATCATCTGCAGGGTGCGCAAGGTGCGGTTCTGATCGGGCGTCGGATCGGCACCGGCGACCAGGTCGCAGAACCGCTCGATTTCGAAGACCATGTTGTCCGCCGGATTGTCTGCGGGAAGATCGATCGTCCGTGTTTCGCTGCGTCCATCGAGATAGCTGACGGCGATCTCGCGGGGAGAGGTCACCGAATCGAAGGTGAGCGTGCCGAGCTCGCCCTGGATCTCGCTGACCCGGGCGGAAGCGGTGATCTTCGAGTACGAGAGGTCTGCGGCCATTCCCGGGTAGGCGGCCACCACGATGCCTGCCCCGTCGGCACCCGATCCGATCGTCACGTCGGCGCCGGAGACGGATTCGGGCACGCCGAACAGCTCGATCAGCAACCCGACGCAGTAGACCCCGATGTCATAGAGCGCTCCCCCGAAAAGCTTCGGGTCGAAGATGTTCACCTGCTTGCCGGCGAGCACCAGGTCGTAGCGGCTTGAGCGCTGCGAGAAACTCAACGAGACCCGGCGGATCTGCCCGATGGTGCCGAGCAGCGCCTTGATCGCTTCGACGCTGGGATCATAGATGTTGCGCATGCCTTCGAAGATCACGACCCCGTGCCGTTCGGCTTCGTCCAGCAACGTGGCGAACTCGGCGGCGGTCGGCACTGCCGGTTTCTCGACGAGAACATGCTTGCCGGCCTCGAGTGCGCGTCCCGCCTGCTCATAGTGGATGCCGTTCGGGCTGGCCACGTAAACCGCATCGACGTCGGACGAGCCGAGCATCTCGCCGAGATCGGTCCAGGTCAGGCCGACTCCGAAATCGGCGCTCGCCCGGCGCGCCTTATCCGTGCTCCGCGAATAGACGCCGACAAGCTCGGCGCCGGGCGCCTGGGTCAAGGCGTCGACGAATTGGTGAGTGATCTTGCTGGTACCGATAGTGGCGAACCGGATCATGAATCAACCCTATTCCGCGCTCCCGCTCGAAGACCGGGCCACATCGGCATTCTGTGGATTTGCTAAAAGCGAACATCTGACCCCCACTAGCGGAACTGCTCGCGGTTTATGCTTCAACTACCCCAACTGACTTTTCGGGAGGGGACCGCGACGTGACGCAGCACAATCTGGCCGTTTCGATCGGTGCACGGCGCATCGCCTGCGCGGTGGCCCACCAAGGCTCCGACGGACAAACCACGACAGAACCAGTTCGGCTGGGCCATGGCACGCAGACGAGCGCGGCGGTCTTCGTCCGGCCCGACGGTGTGCTGATTTTCGGGGACGAGGCCGTGTTGCACGGCCAGGCCCATCCCGAACGCCTCATTCACGGACTGTCCGGGCGCATCGGCGACCCGATCGGTTTCACCGTCGCCGAGATGACCATCGAGGCGCCGGAGGCGTTTGCTCAAGCGCTCACGTGGGTCGCCAACCGCGCCACCGAGCAGTTGGACGAGCCGCCCACCGGCCTGGTCATCGTGCATCCCGACGAGTGGGGGCCACACCGGCTGCAGATCGTCTCCGACGCACTGACCGCGTGCGGTCTCGCCGGCTTCGGCTTCACCGCCTCGGCGCAGGCCGCGGTGGCC contains:
- a CDS encoding DedA family protein, with the translated sequence MIDLLRTILEQASAHVALVLVCVLLAAAMDAALGIGAILPGETGIVLAAIALSDRAELIALAVATAAVGAFIGDHIGFAVGRGLGSQLGDTRVIRRLGIHRWNTARQYVSGRFWTIILARLLPGIRTFVAAAAGSSTMPYSRFAAACGIASVLWATLWVVGGATIGTALLDAVEHYTLPTLTVLAVVVASRLFARRRKKVHL
- a CDS encoding beta-ketoacyl-[acyl-carrier-protein] synthase family protein, whose amino-acid sequence is MRIAMTGHGAVTPLGANVDTLWSGLIEGRSAARELDELDASWADLPVRVAAPVTTDLETVLGRVRARQLDRSQQLALVAANEAWQQAGLRDIEPERLAVAVGTGIGGIQTLLGQDDTLESGGPRRVSPRTVPMLMPNGASAQISIEYAAKAGVFTPTSACASGAEAIAMGARLIQEGEADVVIAGGAEAAITPLTLAGFAQAQALAKPDGGPVDRLSRPFDTDRRGFVLGEGAGIVILESESHAAARGGHIHAWLSGWGITSDAHHITGTEPGGIGQVRAIRKALASGGLTPNDVGHVNAHATGTIIGDRAEAQALVEVFGDGVNVTAPKGALGHLVGGAGAVEAIITARTIESGIIPATANLQTIDPEIQLDVVKKTRRSPVRAAISNSFGFGGQNVTLVICAA
- a CDS encoding CDP-alcohol phosphatidyltransferase family protein, with translation MSHLTTKRARAHDWATIPNAITLVRLALVIPVAILIVNRSQHVLAVVLLIVFGASDWVDGYLARKLGQSSRTGAVLDPIADRMGVAVIALALVVAGQLAIWVVLGIAAVDVTLAVTYLIVRPSHAPGVSWIGKIRTAVLMAGIVLVGLGAIPELDQLGLAGQALCIIGAALHLVAGIGYCSSIVRGPREA
- a CDS encoding response regulator transcription factor — its product is MTARENDPAARTRILIADDDRLVRTGIAAILTSASDMEVTAQAADGHEAVREAARHRLDVALLDIQMPRFDGIQALREIRRQQPKLPIAMLTTFSDDHLISDALGAGALGFLLKSDDPQQLITSVRALAQGGGAFSPRVARWLASREHDSQRAEGARKHLTDALTPRQIELLTHIGHGLSNSQIAQAMYLSEGTVKQYVSQLFDVLGVDNRVHAAVAAYRSGLL
- a CDS encoding siderophore-interacting protein; translation: MPPSKRVVRHATVTATRTISPSLIRVSLDSPDLVGLDLPFTDHYVKLLFPPAGSDYALPFDPDEHPDERPTTRTYSLRRRDTVNGTMDIDFVTHGDTGVAGPWAEQAKPGDRINYFGPGGAWTPTGDYDYFVLAGDEAAAPAICAALEEFPAGKAGVAFLEVADEQSVFELPAVAGVEIVWVYRDGAPYGQKLAEEVRTVATPTNGKTSWFVHGVAEMVKDLRRYLFVERGFDKADVSISGYWRAGMNEDGWQSSKHEFVAGMEAEETAAMSRS
- a CDS encoding histidine kinase yields the protein MSERFRNRMAGHGRQTIVACIAGACAGASTRWLADAPVLILTLVAIVAVALVLTTPRAPVSGVTAGSISAAVAVQLPLLQIEPVFQGLLYGLLTALTLAGPLTIRRALHQRREFQRRGWQLAATESQRRASETRAAVQRERMTLAAEMHDGLGHSLTLIAVRLGQLSVTASLSDDDRAEVANIRELAADAADNLGLAVRLLRESDNAAASWAPQTIEDSVEGARRAGMHVDAKVDDTLREKASEETANAVARVVQEGLTNAAKHASGQPVTIRVETHGETVIARISNPLPERQAESTGPGFGLTGLRHRARMLDGHLSVDSTAAAYSITLTLPLHARVSGDRAPDDLVIVEAENEAASLRANAARKAITVPLALASALAFVVAGYFVLANTLPVLSSSQFAAIAVGDDRASVEQVLPALDMLDAPRDEFPARSAEECRYFEAEVSFFERVDVYVVCFASEQVSRTGTVPAS
- a CDS encoding Gfo/Idh/MocA family oxidoreductase — encoded protein: MIRFATIGTSKITHQFVDALTQAPGAELVGVYSRSTDKARRASADFGVGLTWTDLGEMLGSSDVDAVYVASPNGIHYEQAGRALEAGKHVLVEKPAVPTAAEFATLLDEAERHGVVIFEGMRNIYDPSVEAIKALLGTIGQIRRVSLSFSQRSSRYDLVLAGKQVNIFDPKLFGGALYDIGVYCVGLLIELFGVPESVSGADVTIGSGADGAGIVVAAYPGMAADLSYSKITASARVSEIQGELGTLTFDSVTSPREIAVSYLDGRSETRTIDLPADNPADNMVFEIERFCDLVAGADPTPDQNRTLRTLQMMDAIRASIIRP